A single region of the Palaemon carinicauda isolate YSFRI2023 chromosome 17, ASM3689809v2, whole genome shotgun sequence genome encodes:
- the LOC137656250 gene encoding uncharacterized protein translates to MNHVSHDLGLDYNALADAQRLDPENQACGTSCTPLRWEDVPLHDSNTTYLCDFSTGRPRPWIPALMRRHLFDSIHGLSHHGLSHHSCCSAAQLLKRKFIWHGITRDAKHWVRLYFLTNFQSPLPTSDGHRYLFTVIDRSARCPETILLETATSASTSALLSGLIARFGIPEHITSDRGTAFTCQLWTSLGNLLGITLHQAIAYNLAANGMVERFHRTLKAAVMSPARNRTGLLSFAGSSWD, encoded by the exons atgaatcacgtgTCCCATgacctaggattggattacaacgccttggctgatgCTCAACGATTGGATCCAGAGAATCAAGCATGTGGGACATCCTGCAcacccctccgttgggaagacgtccccctccaCGACTCCAACACAACCTACCTCTGTGatttcagtactggtagaccacgaccgtggATTCCAGCTCTCATGCGTCGACATCtgtttgattccattcacggcCTCTCACATCACGGCCTCTCACATCACTCGTGCTGTTctgctgcacagctgctgaagaggaagttcatttggcacggcattactagggATGCTAAGCATTGGGTTCGTCTGTACTTCttgacaaacttccaaa gccccctaccaacatcagatggacatcgttacctatttactgtcattgaccgctccgCTCGTTGTCCTGAAACCATTCtcctggaaactgcaacgtccgcctcaacaTCAGCCCTACTCTCAGGattgatagcaagatttggtatccctgagcatattacttctgacaggggtaccgctttcacctgtcaattgtggacatcattagggaatctcctgggcatcaccctacatcaggcaatTGCCTACAACCTcgccgccaatggaatggttgaacgttttcatcgcaccctcaaagctgccGTGATGTCCCCTGCAAGGAAtcgaactggtttactcagctttgctgggtcatcctgggactaa